The Brienomyrus brachyistius isolate T26 chromosome 9, BBRACH_0.4, whole genome shotgun sequence genome contains the following window.
CCAAGAACATCATAACACGCTCCAACCGGAAGCCCTGGATGACTACGGAGGTGCGCACGCTGCTGAGAACCCGTGACACCGCTTTAAaatcaggtgaccaggctcccCTGAGAACAGCGAGGGCCAACCTGTCCAGGGCCATCAGAGTGGCGAAGCGTGCCCACGCCCAGATACTACACAGCCACTTCAAAGACACTGGGGATGTTCGGCGCATGTGGCAGGGCATCCAGGGCATCACCAACTACAGGGCATCTCCACCTGCCTGTGACGGTGAGGCCTCCCTTCCAGACGTGCTGAATAGCTTCTACGCACGGCTTGAAGCCCAAAACAGCATGGCAGTGAGGAAGTCCATCCCACCTCCCAACGACCAGGTGCTCTGTCTGACCGCGGCTGATGTGAGGAAAACTCTGCTTAGAGTCAACCCGCGGAAAGCTGCTGAACCAGACAACATCCCTGGTTGTGTGCTCAGAGGATGTGCAGAACAGCTGGCTGATGTTCTCACAAACATCTTCAACATCTCTCTGAGCACCACAGTCATCCCAACATGCTTCAAAACCGCCACCATCATCCCCATGCCAAAGAAGTCTTCAGTTTCCCGCCTCAATGACTATCGTCCCGTTGCATTCACAcccatcatcatgaagtgcttcgaGAGGCTCGTCATGAGGCACATCAAGTCCCTACTGCCACCTTcactggaccccctgcagtttgcataCCGTCCCAACCGCTCTACGGACGACGCCCTCACCCATCTAGACAAAAAGGACACTTATGTTAgaatgctgttcatagacttcagctcAGCATTCAACACCATCGTTCCTCAGCATCTGATCGGGAAGCTGAGACTGCTGGGCTTAAATACCTCTCTCTGCAACTGGGTCCTGGACTTCCTGACTGGGAGGCCTCAGTCAGTCAGGATAGGGAGCAACATCTCCAGCACCATCACGCTGAACACGGGAGCCCCCCAGGGTTGTGTGCTCAGCCCTCTACTTTTCACGCTGTTGACCCATGACTGTGCAGCAATGCACAGCTCAAACCACATAATTAAGTTTGTCGATGACACAACTGTGGTGGGTCTGATCAGTGGGAAAGATGAGGTAGCCTACAGAGAGGTGTGACGGCTGACGGActggtgcagagccaacaaTCTCTCCCTGAACGTGGACAAAACAAAGGAGGTGGTTGTCGACTTCAGGAGGGCACAGAGAGATCACTCCCCGCTGAGCATCGGCAGCTCCTCAGAGGAGATCGTCCAGAGCACCAAGTTCCTCGGTGTCCACATCACGGAGAACCTCACGTGGACCCTCAACACCAGCTCCATTGCCAAGAAGGCCCAGCAGCGTCTCTACTTCCTGCGGAGACTGAGGAGAGCGCACCTTCCACCCCCAATCCTCACCATGTTTTATAGAGGGACCATAGAGAGCATTCTCTGTGGCTGCATCACAGCCTGGTACGGGAATTGCAGCGTCTTGGACCGCAAGACCCTACAGAGGATTGTGAGGACGGCCGAGAAGATCATtggggtctctctcccctctattacggacatctacaccacacgcagcatccgcaaagccaccagcattgtggatgacccctcacacacactcttctccctcctcccatctggcaaaaggttccgtagcagacgggcctccactgccagaatggggaacagcttcttcccacaggccatcagactcctcaaccggaactgaacacaatcccccccacacatctgtacatctgtatataatatttattgttattataccacggcatttttgtacagcatttttgcacaaacaaccttcgctgctaccatacagtaacAAATACCGTATCCAgaatgttaccactgttaattgGCACTGTATGCTGTCTTGTCAATCTGTACTGCTATGCTGTCCTGTTTGCACTTATGATGTCGCTctgttttgtcctgctctgtgttgccccatggtcctggaggaacgttatctcatttctctgtatactgtgtgtatggttgaaatgacaataaaacctacttgacttgactttaaggtctctccctcacacacacgcaaacacacacacacacgcaaacactcaTTCACTCACTAAAATGTTATACAACGTCAACTGGATGATTTTCTGATGATGTAACTATTACTTTCACTTAATAACTTACATATTTCCTAATTGTGCATGAAAATGAATGCTTCAGTCTAAATATCACAAATTAAAATTATTTCTCCATTGTGGTAAACCAGAGgaatataaataatttaaaaggaaaccaaaaaaaaCATGGCAGGAGAGGAAATGGTCGATTTAGTTAGTTTCCTGCAGCTGACAGTTATTCCCACCCACAGGCTACAAGGCAGCAGCTCAATATGAGCAACAAGACAATTTGCAGTTTTCAGGACCAGGCAGACAACTCGATtccgccatttttttttttaaccccaaATAGGTAACAATAGAATCATGTGGGATGGCTGAACTACAACTGAAGCAGATACAAATCATTCAGGGGAACAAAGACTTTCTAAAGCGGTTACACCAAACTGCCACGGAAGCTCTGACTGACCACTTTCAGGAGCGAGATGAACATCAGTCTTTATGCATGAGTTACATTTCAGGTGGTCGTTGAAGCTTGTGCTCTTCTTCTCTGAATCCTTTCAAATTTATATAGAGAACTGTACCTctttccctcccccccacccttaATGCAGTTAAAGAACCCACAGTTGGGGGCAGGGAAAGTCAGAAAATCAATCACCTTTTAGGAATTCCAGTCTCCTTCATGGAGAAGCAGGTAAGGGGTTTTGAGATCCTATTGGTCTCAGACACAAAAGGAGCAAAAGAAAAGCTCATAATTCTGAGGAAGCTTGCATCTGAAACCCTGGAGGACTCGCAGGTGGCTTTGCGAGCTGCAGGTGGCGTCCTTTCACTTCCCCAGGATTTTAACAGTTCATTGTCATTGTGAACGATAAATGTGCAGTTTAAATTTAATGCAATCATTCACAGCATTGTGCAGAAATAACATCAGaaagttgtcaagcatcccttGATTATGGTAGGTTTTTGAAAGCAAAGTGGAGCACAAGTTTAATAAAAGATAAGTTACAAATGGTACAGACCTAAGCTAGTCACgctgactgtctctgacctaGATCATTGTAGGTTAGTGAAGCATAATGAATTATGTcttataaattaataaataaaaagaaccaCAGCCATGTGGGGGAAAAGAAAAACCACGAACAGGACATAATGCAAAACCCAGCCActttattgctgtaatgcactgGTGAATCACTGACAGGCCAATCATGAAAAAGGACCACAATCTTTGACCCAGCTGTGGGATGTGTAGAAAGGTGTGTCCTTGCATTGTTTACGCATACACCGCATTTGTAGTAGTATCTCTCTTCCACAGACAAgcgttttctgtatttttaaaaagaccCATAGTGTCATCaggatatcatttatttaataaagacAGTCATGCACCTTGGCCCAGGGTCAGCCATTCCAGTGTTTACTGGATCAGCTGCTGTTCACTGTGAACACAAACCTCATTCCTTAGCCTCACCCAGGCAGgacaaaacacaaacacaaaaactgGAGCAACACAAATATATTTCCTCAGAAAATAAGCAACTAAGAATTATGCTAGGTTACATTCAGGTTTAAGCCCTTCTGAAACATTTTAGCTTTTAAACAAGCAGTAAAGACAGACGATAGACAGGAAAATGAAAAACAGACAATTAAGAAACCATTTGTAGGAAAATCTCAAATAGGGGCACCAAGAAATGTCTAATTTACTGTAAACTAGACTCAGGTTCTCTAAAGTCCACCCCAGACACTTAACTGAAAGACGGGGGTGCTGCTATGTGGAGGGCTGCTTGCTGGCCCCCCCAGGCACGTGGGTAATAGTTAGGGCAACATTTCCCAAGCCAGTCCTTCCGGACCCACAGAGCGTCCACGtttttgggagctgggaggatgcACAAACGTGGACTATctgcaggtccccgaggactggattggaaaacactgctaCGGAATCAGAGTGTATAGTGTGGGACATGAACTGAGGCACAGCAGACACCCTGATAAAAAAAAcggtccttttttttttttgctcagacAGCTGAACCCTCAAAAGTACAGAATAAGAGTGAGAAACTTGAGAGAGCATTTAATCCTCCTTGCCATTACAGAACGCATTGTTGTTTATCCTCTACAAAGAGTAATCACAACACATCAAATGAAACgtggttgggtgggggggggggggggaatagttAAGTGCTCATTTGAGGGAAAATTATTGCTGAACATTAGATGTCTTTATGCTACAGTACAGCACAGCACTCAAAGGGAAGAACACAGGGgtcccttttttgtttttaaaggaGTCATGTCTGCCCTTCAAGCAAACAATTTATTAAAAAGATAACACCTGTGCTTATGGGGACTGTTTTAGTAAAAATCACATAATATAATGCCTGTAATCCATTGGCCAGGCTGAACGAAACACTCAAGTGCTCCAAAGCAATACTGTGGCAGACACTCATCAAGGCGGAGATTAGTGCATTTCAGACACAACTGTCAGCTGTGGAGTAAGGTGGACTACCAGTGCTTCCCTCTTTCATTTCATGCCACAGCAGACTTCCTGTTACCATATTCAGCATTACTTCCAAAAACAGGAACCTTCCATGAGTATCTCAGCATTTAGTGGCACCAAACACGTCTGACCAAGGTAACAGACCTTCACAAGATCACACAGCAGGCCAATCACACAGCAGGCCTATTACGTCTGTGGCCGTCTGGTGAGTGCGGCTCATGGTTTTCCCTGCTCTCAGCACCCAGAGATCTATGTAGGCTTCATCAAATGGCTTATTTCAACATCAGGTGGCTCCATTGTACTTTGAGCCGTCCAACCCCCCCTGTTGCCACTCATCCAGAATTTCACAAGAGTTCTTTCACTTTCATTGGACATGAAGACCATACAATATATTGATTTTGATTGAATAGAGAATTTGAGATTGAGAGACTGCATGCAAGTAGGAAACTAAGCTTTTTTTCCCAATATTTCACATAAAAAAATTTTGATGTGCCACTTTAAGGcctctccctcacacacacgcaaacacacacacacacacacgcaaacactcactcactcactaaaATGCTATACAATGTCAGTTTCATTTGTAATGTGGTTCATCTGCCTATTCATTTAAGTCTGTGAAGTACAAAACAACCTTACTTTGTCCTTTCCCTGAAACTACGTAGCATTTTCTTGACAGGctgaatttatatatttatcctAAGGCACAGCGGTGATTAAGACTTACGAAAAGACTTATGTGAGCGTCTGCTTTTTCAAACAGCGCTGCAGAATTTTGCAAGTTTTGAGAAGCCTCTGCCTGATTTGTCATGAGCAATACAGATCAGATATGCATACAACATGCGGTCACATTTCAAGAAAATTTGATTTACCATCCAGGGTTTGCATATTCATTTGATTTGTTAATTACAGAGTGGATCATTATATACCAAACATAAGATTTTAAAAAGCTGTGTATAAAGGgtagaaaaaaactgaataaaaaTGTACACACACCAAAACTTTGCCTGAAAGCTTTACAACAGAAATGCCTTTTGTCGAGAGGGTACCAATGTTCACATCTCTGTAAAAACACCAGCATTGAGGCAGGCACATGCTTCAAGGTTCATTGGTAGAAAAATATATGGCTAGGAAAAGGAGATCAGAAGATATAAATTCATTATAAAAGCAGCTGACACCAGAACTGGAAATGAGCAAAAGAGAACAGAGCACATGTTGAAGTTCTGGGTTTTAAAACCCAGCCTTAAGTTCCTCAAAATGAAGAGTGACAAAAGAAACACTAAACTCAGGCAGAATCGGAGGCAATGAGATTTGGGTTGGAAGGGTGGGTTAGACTAAAACAGCTATACACTCACTTGCAGGTTATCACCATCCTCATCAGGCCTGGGAGACTAAGGCTAGTTATGGATCTCAGGATTCAAAAGATCAAACGAAAAGGAAAggcaaacgcacacacacacctcactaGTGCACCTGCATGGTTTGCTAATTTCAAGCCCATTGGGGAAGGAgaaatttccaaaaaaaaaaaaggaaagatcCTATTTTACGGTCCCAGAAGGTGAGGAAAGTGCAGGAAGTCCTCAATCACTACTGTCGTCTTCATCCTCATCGTCAGACACATTGTTGCCACAGAATTTGTTTGAGCTATGGCTGTAGGAGTCCGAGCGGACAGAGAAGCCACTGGGAACCCCCGGCTGTCCCACAGAAAGCTGCTCATAGCAGAACTCGCACACGCGCACAGGCTTCGATGACTGGCTGGGCAGCAAGAATTTCTTCTCCGAGCACTGGCCGCACACCACGAAGCCACACTTTCTGCAGTGGTGCCTCCGGCTCACCGGCGTGAACTTAATCTTCTGGCAGCGCATGCAGACAGACGCCTCAGAGTCAGGGACCCAGACGGCAGCATGCTCACTGCTGGGCAACTTTCCACTCTTCTCTAAAAGGTCTGACACGCACTTGTTGATGTGGTTCATCCACTCCGACTTCTCTGTGGCAGTGGCAGCATAGACTGCAAAGGACTTGGTGGGCGTCTTGATGAGCCAGCCGTTCCGCAGGTCCCCTTCGTCCTCCACCGTGTCTATGGTGACGCTCTCCAGTGGGATGATATGTTGCTTGTTGTACTTCTTCTTCTGAATGACTATGTTGCCATAAACAAGGATGTCGTTGAAGAGGAAGAACTGACGGGCCTTGGGCTTCTTACGGCACAGTTTAGTTAACACACCCTCTCCGATGAGGACCCGTCCTGGGATGGCCAGCGGCTGACCTGCCGCCCCAAAGCAGCCCTCCACCACTGCAATGCGCTTAGAGTTGGCCTCACTGTTAGCTAGGCGGTCAACCATCCTTCCGTCACCTGCGGTGGAGAGACAAATTGCATACCCCGCATTAATCATAAAGCCAGATCTTGTGAAAAAGTGGAGGCAATATTTTGATAATCTGTTTGGTTTCATGCACCGATACCACACTGATGTACTACAGGGTTGTCAAGTGGATTGTCCAGTACTTGGGTATGCAGCGCAATTTTGAGCACACATGTAGTACTTCACATTAAATACAATAAGATGATACTGTACAGCCAATTTGTTGCACATTTGTAATGGGAACTAGAGCAAGCACTATACCCATTAATGCCTTGACACATTTTTCAAAGCTTGTCTGTTATCCCTTCATACATGTCTACTCCATTTTAAAACGGCTTATCCAATAAATCCCATAAGGTTCTCAGCCATCAATGGCTGCATTTAGTCACATTGCTACATGTTTCATGCAGTTTATACCTATTCTGCTTCTCAGACAAAGCTTTGATTTTACACAAGTGTAAAAAAGTTAATtcttaaaaatatatgtattaatttttttttattaaacttctattattattattattattattaatctctTAAAATTAAATCAGTATCACAATAGAGGAGAGCTCAATAGTTCAatgaacccccctccccaccctgaaGTTTGTCTCTTATGGAAATGAAAGTTTAGTTGAAGCGATCAAGGAAgtcaggttaaaaaaaaaaaaaaaaaacacgagagCAGCCCCCAGGATTTAAGACTAAGTTGCAGATTCTGTCTAAACAAAACAGCAGATGTAACACTGTGATTGATGCAGACTACAGAATTAAGATTAATATTCCAAAGCATAGTCAAATAAGGTACAACCAGACCCTTACGAATAAAATTTCTGAAGTGTCCCAAAGCTCAGAGGAATTCATAGACTGAAACACACCTTCTTATAAGTGGGTCGACAGACCTGAATTACTGCATGAAGTAGTATAAAAAGGAATGTTCTTGCAATTACAGCCAGCAAACAGTGAAAGTCTCTCCCACACAGCTAACTGGGGTGTCCACTGCTGACAATGCACATGTCACACCTTCAGGTGGAAGAAACTCGTGCAAAATTCCTTCCAAGTTGTCTCATTTCTACAATCTTCACTTCATCACAAGACACTCAAACGAGCTTTAAGCCCACACATTCAGCTTCAGTGAGATTCAGAAAACGCTGTCAAATGGAACATGAACTTGAGaatattgtccatttataatacACCAAAAACAGTAAGACAGTAAATATCTTGAACATTAGCCATGGCTTCCATTCCGATAAATTGAAAAGGATGAACTGAAAGCTGTCAGCTATGATTTTTGGCATGTGAAAAATCAGAGGTAGAAAGGTAGGTAGTTGAAATGTTACAGCCATGACAGCATGTATGGCTgcaaaaaaatctgaatatCACCACTACTGATGAGTAGGTGTCATCAAAAAAAGGATATGTGGGGAAAACAGGCCCCTTGAGACATTTAGTTAACAAGGAAGCTGGTAAAGCTTgtaaccaaggacaacaggctACACACACTACATGGCATGGCATGAGACGTGCTATGACAGCTCCCACAGCTTGACAGTAAACTTGTAACCTATGACTAACCTCTTCCATTCCATGGAACAGCAGCAGCGTTAAGAAACCAGGATTGGCCTGGACTTGCTCTTGCTTGCCAGTTGGGTAGAGAAGCGTGTTACTTCTACCTGCTTGGCTTttcacacatatataaaaaacgtATTAGTTGCCATTCAGCTACTCCAACTTTGTAGGTAGATGAATACATCTGATTCTCATAATGAGTGTCTATTAATTAAAGACGACCATGGAGAAACAAAAGTGCACTTAGAGGTTGACTGAGTGGCAGGAACAAGCTTGAAAGCCGGCTGACTCAAAAGCCTGCACAAAACGAATCTTTTGCAATCATGCAAGTATAAACAGGGGACAAGATtagcaaaaacaaaaatgtaaagaTATCACCAGCTTTCAAAATCAACAAAATTCTCCCCTCAGTAGCAGAATATACTAATTCTCACTGTTTTTagtcacagcataaaatgaccACCTTCAGAGCAATAAGACTATTTTAAAGTTATTGTAAAGTTGATCAGTCTCAGACTAATAATGGGAGATGAAGTGTTATTCAATATGGATGTGGCGAAATCGAGGCGTCATCAAATGAAatgaatatttcaaataagtaaatataaatattacacTGGAATAGTGCAAGTTTGTATCTGTCAATGGCCATGGCAAATGGGCAGCATTACAATTTTACACAGTAAGAATATATTCTTAAAAAGGGAGAACAGGCAGTAGTGGTTCATCCAATGGCTATGACTATCGGGGAACAGGTGTCACACGCTGACCCCTTCTTACACCCCTCTTAAGTTATTTGAGGGATCCAGGCAAAAAGTAGTTACTATCACTGTTCCCTGGCCATTAGTCTCATTAAGCTGGAATCCGCCAGGCCATCTGGTACACCTGTTCACACATGTCCCAGATGGTGTGAAGCTTACTGCTTTTCATCAGTTATCAGGCAGAACAGTTTATAAGAAGGCAGGGAAAATGCTGCAGCTAACCATACATCCTAGGTAGCCACGTAGCAGCTGAATAAGTGGATCAGATGACCAGTGCAGGTGGCCTGTGAATGGGACTCAGGGAAATACCGTCCTGTTGCATCTGTTACAGAAGCATAATATACTGCTAAACATACTTTAGAGCACCTATCCAAACCTTTTGACGGATCAGGTATTGGCCATATGTGAGCTGACCGTACGTCTAATAATTTAGTTTTTGGCATGTTAAATGTATTTGTACAATCAATTGCACGAcagctctttcccattttagatgcattttttttttgcggcattcaagctgaacgcaACGCTCTTCTCTGTCTTTTTGACTCAGTGGGTGTGAGCGCAGTGACTTCCACCTGCTGTGATGTCACATACCCTAGGCAAAAATCTGGAagtattttatgtttttaaaaacaaCTAGTGGCACAGCAATTtgcaatctttgtaaaaacaaagttttgagaagtGGGAGTAACATTTAGTGGAAAATCCTACTAAACAAAGTGCACACAATTGTTCAACTCAATGTGAGTGATATGAAAAAGGCAAT
Protein-coding sequences here:
- the plekhf2 gene encoding pleckstrin homology domain-containing family F member 2; the encoded protein is MVDRLANSEANSKRIAVVEGCFGAAGQPLAIPGRVLIGEGVLTKLCRKKPKARQFFLFNDILVYGNIVIQKKKYNKQHIIPLESVTIDTVEDEGDLRNGWLIKTPTKSFAVYAATATEKSEWMNHINKCVSDLLEKSGKLPSSEHAAVWVPDSEASVCMRCQKIKFTPVSRRHHCRKCGFVVCGQCSEKKFLLPSQSSKPVRVCEFCYEQLSVGQPGVPSGFSVRSDSYSHSSNKFCGNNVSDDEDEDDSSD